A stretch of the Lolium perenne isolate Kyuss_39 chromosome 3, Kyuss_2.0, whole genome shotgun sequence genome encodes the following:
- the LOC127340676 gene encoding transcription factor bHLH162 translates to MEAEVPKGPGKTKKGGKRSRTSGGRTSTTAAMVERKEVERERRQHMKQLCAKLACLIPKENYSSTDAMTQLRSLDEAAKYIKKLKERIDELRQRRSYAQAIATLKYIGGVSTPTTTISGGVGSSGLEGEKNASMLVVEVIQHDDSSMDVVMICNVDSPVKLHEVIIVLDEEGAEIINANHSVAGLKIFYNIHCRALSSRIGIDVSRVSERLRALI, encoded by the exons ATGGAGGCGGAGGTACCCAAGGGGCCGGGCAAGACAAAGAAGGGCGGGAAGAGAAGCAGGACAAGTGGCGGCAGAACATCAACAACGGCAGCGATGGTGGAGAGgaaggaggtggagagggagagaAGGCAGCACATGAAGCAGCTTTGCGCGAAGCTTGCCTGCCTCATCCCAAAAGAGAACTACTCCTCCACT GATGCAATGACTCAGTTAAGAAGCTTGGACGAAGCGGCAAAGTACATTAAGAAGCTCAAGGAAAGGATTGACGAGCTACGCCAAAGGAGGAGCTATGCGCAGGCCATAGCCACCTTAAAATATATTGGTGGTGTCTCAACACCCACCACCACCATTAGTGGTGGGGTGGGGTCGTCGGGGTTAGAAGGCGAGAAAAATGCCTCGATGCTGGTGGTGGAGGTGATCCAACACGATGATTCAAGCATGGACGTGGTAATGATATGTAATGTAGATAGCCCGGTCAAGCTCCACGAGGTGATTATTGTTCTTGATGAAGAAGGTGCCGAGATCATCAATGCCAACCACTCAGTCGCTGGCCTAAAAATCTTCTACAATATACACTGTCGG GCCTTGAGCTCAAGAATTGGCATAGATGTTTCAAGGGTTTCTGAAAGATTGAGAGCATTGATATGA
- the LOC139837853 gene encoding uncharacterized protein: protein MRAGFYNIRDYGRPARRTQIKEFITRQHLDFVALQETMKSSFSPADLRVIDPLSKFAWHHSLVMGHSGGMLLGVNEDSFDVLGWGSGAFFLRVDVRQLDTSKEWSLFVVYGPADHRKSGYFLAELSHAVGACPLPLVVGGDFNLIRGSEDKNNDNIDWPRVHRFNDCIANLGLWEICRTTALYTWTNRQLDPFRCMLDRVFLTTEWETLFPLCSLVADTIIGSDHSPLILSSGEELRKRSPYFFFEKGWMERPNFGEIGANLGKENRELKAEIQSQIQALDSEADSSGLNGEGWALRYHLEGQLTHISKVEEEYWRQHSRVNWLTEGDANTAFFHAFAM from the exons ATGCGTGCAGGCTTCTACAACATCCGTGATTATGGCAGACCGGCGCGCCGTACCCAAATAAAGGAGTTTATTACCCGTCAGCACCTAGACTTCGTGGCGCTGCAGGAGACGATGAAGTCGTCTTTCTCCCCTGCAGACCTCCGGGTTATCGACCCTCTAAGCAAATTCGCCTGGCACCACTCTCTGGTGATGGGGCATTCAGGAGGGATGTTGTTGGGTGTAAACGAAGATTCCTTTGATGTCCTCGGATGGGGCTCTGGAGCTTTCTTTCTACGTGTTGATGTGCGTCAGTTAGATACCTCCAAGGAGTGGTCTCTGTTTGTTGTCTACGGCCCGGCAGATCATAGGAAATCTGGGTATTTCCTTGCCGAGCTCTCGCATGCTGTGGGGGCATGCCCACTACCCCTGGTGGTGGGCGGTGACTTCAATCTGATTAGGGGATCAGAGGACAAGAACAATGACAACATCGACTGGCCTAGGGTCCATAGATTCAATGACTGTATCGCGAACCTCGGACTCTGGGAGATCTGTAGGACTACGGCTCTCTATACCTGGACGAATCGTCAGTTAGACCCGTTTCGGTGCATGTTGGACCGGGTCTTTCTGACTACAGAGTGGGAGACCCTCTTCCCTCTGTGCTCCCTGGTGGCAGACACCATCATTGGTTCTGACCACTCCCCGCTCATCCTAAGCTCTGGGGAGGAACTTAGGAAGCGgagcccctacttcttcttcgaGAAGGGGTGGATGGAGAGACCGAATTTTGGGGAAATT GGAGCCAATCTCGGCAAGGAGAACCGGGAGCTTAAAGCTGAGATCCAGTCACAGATTCAGGCTCTGGATAGTGAGGCAGACTCGTCTGGACTGAATGGCGAGGGGTGGGCTCTCCGGTATCACCTGGAGGGCCAACTCACCCATATCTCCAAGGTGGAGGAGGAATACTGGCGGCAACATAGCAGGGTCAACTGGCTCACTGAAGGGGATGCGAACACCGCGTTCTTCCACGCTTTTGCCATGTGA